Part of the Deltaproteobacteria bacterium genome is shown below.
TTTCTTGTGCAGAGATATAGAGATGAGAGCAGACGAGCAGAAGACATCGTTGCTAACGTTACTATCTTGCAGGGTGTATCCCAGCTCATAAACAATTTACAAGTCGAACGCGGGATGTCTGGAAGTTACATGACTGGCGGAGCGCAGTTGGCGCAAGTTCAGGAAAGGCAGGCAAAAACCGACGAGGCTATAAAGGAACTAAAGTCGGTTATAGGACTCCATAGACTTCCGCCTGAAGAGATCCAGAAGGCTACCAGGTTTTTGGAGAGTCTTGAGTCCTTGAGGAGCAGCGTCGAGGCTAAAAGCGTAGCGCCAAAAGAAGCTATAGATCAGTACACTGCTAATGTCTTAGGGATGCTGGGGCTTTTTAGGCTTACGGCTGCAACTAGCGATGTGGCTGATCTCGGCAGGAGGGTTACGTCTCTTTCCGTTCTCGAGGAAGCCAAGGAGAATGCTGGCAAGTTTAGAGCAAATGTCACAGCGATTATTTCTAAGGATGAACCAATAGATAGCGCTAGACTTGAATCGGTTACAAATTTCAAAGGTGGCGTGGATGCATCGGTTAAATCACCAGCTCTACTCGTAACCGACAAGAATCTTGAAGCAATCAGGTCTTTTACTGTTTCACCACAGTGGACGCACGTTTCAGGTGTTTTTAGGGAAATCCTTGCTAAGTCGACTCAAGGAAAATATGGGAAGAATGCAAATGAATTCTTCCAAGCTATTAGTAAGGCGATAGAAGACTTGTGGGGAATTGTGACGTACGAGCAGGCCTACATAAAGGATTATGCTACAAAGATTGCGTCTGAAAAGACCGCGGCAGTTTGGATGCTAATCACTAGTGTCTTAGTCGTTTTTGGCGTAGTTGGCGTGGTATGCTTTTTCATTATTCGCGGAATAGTTAGGCCGATAGGTCAAATCATGGAGCAGCTCGATACCGGGGCGACTCATTTAACATCTGCGTCAAGTCAGGTCATTGCTTCTAGTG
Proteins encoded:
- a CDS encoding nitrate- and nitrite sensing domain-containing protein; protein product: MKFKLSTKVSALVCLSMLAYLVVSVFLVQRYRDESRRAEDIVANVTILQGVSQLINNLQVERGMSGSYMTGGAQLAQVQERQAKTDEAIKELKSVIGLHRLPPEEIQKATRFLESLESLRSSVEAKSVAPKEAIDQYTANVLGMLGLFRLTAATSDVADLGRRVTSLSVLEEAKENAGKFRANVTAIISKDEPIDSARLESVTNFKGGVDASVKSPALLVTDKNLEAIRSFTVSPQWTHVSGVFREILAKSTQGKYGKNANEFFQAISKAIEDLWGIVTYEQAYIKDYATKIASEKTAAVWMLITSVLVVFGVVGVVCFFIIRGIVRPIGQIMEQLDTGATHLTSASSQVIASSDAVASGAQQQAASLEESSATLETIASMAKHNSESAHKASVLADSMGKVSEEGAKAMSRMSKAIQDIKTSANETADILKMIDDIAFQTNLLALNAAVEAARAGDAGKGFAVVAEEVRNLAQRSAKAAKETSDRIKRSVDLAENGVTVSKEVDKVLSEVRDSSLKSAELIKEIAKASGDQSSGINEISNAVAQLDSVTQANAAAAEENSASSHEMAAQARLMENIASRLGGIVYGSHADDRKQYSNSGSDMSVNGCDMPDTDECHEVRTFTNKRGSNYDDTDRSLSIMQ